A genomic segment from Pseudoduganella chitinolytica encodes:
- a CDS encoding IS4 family transposase, producing MHAQQIIQKFLADQCSAMHAKRRRCLADAVEAARSGGLAMMGMSKALESEVSLRYRIKRIDRLLSNAHLAKERVSIFKALAHHLLPHQERIAVIVDWSDLLPDVSQHLLRAAVVVEGRAITIYEELHPTKSYGSRQVHHRFLETLRTVLPPQSSPVIITDAGFRGTWFQMLGELGYDWIGRIRNLDTVRVEGTTKWQPCKELYPHATKVPRDLGRFEHTQSRLVKCRLTLVKKSPQGRKKLTVFGNDAGSHHSNKQRKGQSEPWLLSVSPGLSKLRAKQIVALYSCRMQIEQTFRDLKNPRWGMGIRHSQTRQPKRLAALLLIGTLLSFALWIIGIVAQSRGYRMRYGSKPKSAKTVSIVSLARQWLADVRYRRLTHSQLREAMQELANLVLIY from the coding sequence ATGCATGCACAGCAAATCATACAGAAGTTTTTGGCCGATCAGTGCTCCGCGATGCACGCCAAACGGCGGAGATGCTTGGCCGATGCTGTCGAAGCGGCCCGCAGCGGCGGGCTGGCAATGATGGGAATGAGCAAGGCGCTAGAAAGTGAAGTAAGCCTACGCTATCGGATCAAGCGCATCGACCGCCTTCTAAGTAACGCTCACTTGGCCAAGGAGCGGGTAAGCATCTTCAAGGCCTTGGCGCACCACCTCCTGCCGCATCAGGAGCGCATTGCAGTGATCGTCGATTGGTCTGATTTGCTGCCGGATGTAAGTCAGCATTTGCTGCGCGCCGCCGTGGTAGTGGAGGGGCGTGCGATCACGATTTATGAGGAGCTGCATCCGACCAAGTCGTATGGCAGCAGACAAGTCCATCATCGTTTCCTGGAGACTCTACGGACGGTACTGCCTCCACAAAGCAGTCCAGTGATCATCACCGACGCGGGCTTTCGGGGGACTTGGTTCCAGATGCTCGGCGAGCTCGGCTACGATTGGATCGGTAGAATTCGTAATCTCGACACCGTTCGCGTAGAAGGCACCACGAAGTGGCAGCCTTGCAAAGAGCTTTACCCTCACGCCACTAAGGTCCCACGCGATTTGGGACGGTTCGAACATACCCAATCGCGCTTGGTGAAATGCCGTCTGACTTTGGTGAAGAAGTCGCCCCAAGGGCGAAAGAAATTGACCGTCTTCGGCAATGACGCCGGCAGCCATCACAGCAACAAACAGCGTAAGGGACAATCCGAACCCTGGCTGTTGTCCGTCTCACCAGGGCTATCGAAGCTGCGTGCAAAACAGATCGTCGCCTTATACAGCTGTCGCATGCAAATCGAACAGACTTTCCGCGACCTCAAAAACCCGCGGTGGGGGATGGGGATTCGCCACAGTCAAACACGCCAACCCAAGCGTCTCGCCGCACTACTTCTTATCGGCACCTTGCTCAGCTTCGCCCTATGGATCATCGGCATCGTTGCGCAAAGTCGGGGCTATCGTATGCGCTACGGCAGCAAACCCAAATCCGCGAAAACTGTGTCTATCGTTTCCTTAGCTCGCCAATGGCTCGCCGACGTCAGGTATCGAAGGCTGACGCACAGCCAGCTCCGCGAAGCTATGCAGGAGCTGGCTAATCTAGTACTCATCTATTAA
- a CDS encoding BMP family lipoprotein — translation MQIKQLTMMIAAVAVSAGAAAATPKLAIVYDAGGKFDKSFNQSAFEGASRFKKDTNINFIEVQASSDTQAEQVLRGLARKKLDMIASIGFAQTQAVQKVAKEFPNVRFVLIDGVAQGANVNSITFKEEEGSYLVGVAAAAASKSKKLGFIGGIDIPLIRTFACGYAQGAKATDKKAEVVQNMVGTTAAAWNDPAKGGELARSQFERGVDVVFAVAGGSGLGTLQMAKEKGKLAIGVDSNQNHLYPGTVLTSMVKRVDNAVYDSFMQMKNGTWKGGVTAKGLKENGVDWALDQSNRKLITPEIEKKVLGARKDIIDGKIKVIDIRSGAACPA, via the coding sequence ATGCAAATCAAACAACTTACGATGATGATCGCAGCCGTTGCGGTGTCGGCCGGCGCTGCCGCCGCCACGCCGAAACTGGCCATCGTCTACGATGCGGGCGGCAAGTTCGACAAATCGTTCAACCAGTCCGCTTTCGAAGGCGCCTCGCGCTTCAAGAAGGACACGAACATCAACTTCATCGAAGTGCAGGCGTCGTCCGACACGCAGGCCGAGCAGGTGCTGCGCGGCCTGGCCCGCAAGAAGCTGGACATGATCGCGTCGATCGGCTTCGCCCAGACGCAGGCCGTGCAGAAGGTCGCCAAGGAATTCCCGAACGTGCGCTTCGTGCTGATCGACGGCGTGGCACAAGGTGCCAACGTCAACTCGATCACGTTCAAGGAAGAGGAAGGCTCGTACCTGGTCGGCGTGGCCGCCGCCGCGGCCTCGAAGTCGAAGAAGCTGGGCTTCATCGGCGGTATCGACATCCCCCTGATCCGTACCTTCGCCTGCGGCTATGCGCAGGGCGCCAAGGCGACCGACAAGAAAGCGGAAGTCGTGCAGAACATGGTCGGCACCACCGCCGCGGCCTGGAACGATCCGGCCAAGGGCGGCGAACTGGCCCGCTCGCAGTTCGAGCGCGGCGTGGACGTCGTGTTCGCGGTGGCCGGCGGTTCGGGCCTGGGCACGCTGCAGATGGCCAAGGAAAAAGGCAAGCTGGCGATCGGCGTGGACTCCAACCAGAACCACCTGTATCCGGGCACCGTGCTGACCTCGATGGTCAAGCGCGTCGACAACGCCGTCTACGACAGCTTCATGCAGATGAAGAACGGTACCTGGAAAGGCGGCGTCACCGCCAAGGGCCTGAAGGAAAACGGCGTGGACTGGGCACTGGACCAGAGCAACCGCAAGCTGATCACGCCGGAGATCGAAAAGAAGGTGCTGGGTGCCCGCAAGGACATCATCGACGGCAAGATCAAGGTCATCGACATCCGTTCGGGCGCTGCCTGCCCGGCCTGA
- a CDS encoding ABC transporter permease, with protein sequence MTTNDMPRWATGIVLPLLNLLSALLVAALAIHLLGEDPVDAMRILVNSAIVNPEGLSYTLFYASTFIFTGLAVSLAMQAGLFNIGAEGQMYFGGLGLTLAMLAFDAALPWYLLIPVGMIGAALFGALWAFIPGYLQAKRGSHIVVTTIMFNFIAASLMNFVIVKYLIPPGEQNTASRVFSDAATLPPLNAWFPALGDTPLNISFFVSILALVIYGVAVSRSAWGYKLRATGLNKHAAHYAGVKISAMIIVTMLISGALAGLGAVNSIMGSTHYLSLNFVGGAGFVGIAIALMGRQHPVGIFLSSVLFGALIQGGFDLSLEKPNIPTETFIFIQGLIILFCGAMENLYAPVLIKLIKGKKG encoded by the coding sequence ATGACTACCAACGATATGCCACGCTGGGCAACCGGCATTGTCCTTCCACTCCTGAACCTGCTCTCGGCGCTGCTGGTCGCCGCGCTGGCGATCCACCTGCTGGGCGAAGACCCCGTCGATGCGATGCGCATCCTTGTCAACAGCGCCATCGTCAATCCGGAAGGCCTGTCGTATACGCTGTTCTATGCGTCCACGTTCATCTTCACCGGGCTGGCCGTGTCGCTGGCGATGCAGGCGGGCCTGTTCAACATCGGCGCGGAAGGCCAGATGTACTTCGGTGGCCTGGGCCTGACCCTGGCGATGCTGGCGTTCGACGCTGCGCTGCCGTGGTACCTCCTGATCCCGGTCGGCATGATCGGTGCCGCCCTGTTCGGCGCGCTGTGGGCCTTCATTCCCGGCTACCTGCAGGCGAAGCGGGGCAGCCACATCGTCGTGACGACGATCATGTTCAACTTCATCGCCGCGTCGCTGATGAACTTCGTCATCGTCAAGTACCTGATCCCGCCGGGCGAGCAGAATACCGCCAGCCGCGTGTTCTCCGATGCGGCCACGCTGCCGCCGCTGAACGCCTGGTTCCCCGCGCTGGGCGATACGCCGCTGAACATCAGCTTCTTCGTTTCGATCCTGGCGCTGGTGATCTACGGCGTAGCCGTGTCGCGTTCGGCCTGGGGCTACAAGCTGCGCGCCACGGGTCTGAACAAGCACGCCGCGCACTACGCCGGCGTGAAGATCAGCGCGATGATCATCGTCACGATGCTGATCTCGGGCGCGCTGGCGGGCCTGGGCGCCGTCAACTCGATCATGGGTTCGACGCACTACCTGTCGCTCAACTTCGTCGGCGGCGCCGGTTTCGTCGGCATCGCGATTGCGCTGATGGGCCGCCAGCATCCGGTCGGCATCTTCCTGTCGTCCGTGCTGTTCGGCGCGCTGATCCAGGGCGGCTTCGACCTGTCGCTGGAAAAGCCGAACATCCCGACCGAGACGTTCATCTTCATCCAGGGCCTGATCATCCTGTTCTGCGGCGCGATGGAGAACCTGTACGCGCCCGTGCTCATCAAACTGATCAAAGGTAAAAAGGGCTGA
- a CDS encoding DeoR/GlpR family DNA-binding transcription regulator, whose protein sequence is MLTSQRKQLLLKILSEEGQVVARTLSDAWGLSEDTIRRDLRELAKEGLLRRVHGGALPASPAQGNFAVRATISTDAKPAIGRAAAALIKPGQVVFIDGGTTAVQLARALPRELRAVVVTHSPSIAVELVEHPHVEVIVIGGRLFKHSIVACGAQALEAIGQIRTDVFFMGVCSLDPEAGITTADYDEACMKRAIGAAARSTVVLASPEKLGTAAPFAIAPLATVDRIVVSRDTDDALLAPYREMGIAVTLG, encoded by the coding sequence ATGCTGACCAGTCAACGCAAGCAACTGCTGCTCAAGATCCTGAGCGAGGAAGGCCAGGTCGTTGCCCGCACCCTGTCCGACGCCTGGGGGCTGTCGGAGGACACCATCCGGCGCGACCTGCGCGAGCTGGCCAAGGAAGGCCTGCTGCGCCGCGTGCACGGCGGCGCCCTCCCCGCCTCGCCGGCACAAGGCAACTTCGCCGTGCGCGCCACCATTTCGACGGACGCCAAGCCGGCCATCGGCCGCGCGGCGGCCGCGCTGATCAAGCCGGGCCAGGTCGTCTTCATCGACGGCGGCACGACCGCCGTGCAACTGGCGCGCGCCCTGCCGCGCGAGCTGCGTGCCGTCGTCGTCACGCACAGCCCGTCCATCGCGGTGGAGCTGGTGGAGCATCCGCACGTGGAGGTGATCGTGATCGGTGGCCGGCTGTTCAAGCATTCGATCGTGGCGTGTGGCGCGCAGGCGCTGGAAGCCATCGGCCAGATTCGCACCGACGTGTTTTTCATGGGCGTGTGCAGCCTCGATCCGGAAGCCGGCATCACGACGGCGGACTACGACGAGGCGTGCATGAAGCGGGCGATCGGCGCGGCGGCACGCAGCACCGTGGTGCTGGCGTCGCCGGAGAAGCTGGGAACGGCGGCGCCGTTCGCGATCGCGCCGCTGGCGACGGTCGATCGCATCGTCGTCAGCCGGGACACCGACGACGCGCTGCTGGCGCCTTATCGGGAGATGGGAATTGCGGTAACGCTTGGGTAG
- a CDS encoding c-type cytochrome, translating into MKQVVAAGLLSLSAAIAATAAHAATPEELAKSKNCMACHAVATKLVGPSYKDVAAKYKGQKDAEGKLVQKVMKGGAGVWGPVPMPPNAVSDAEAHTLVKWVLAQK; encoded by the coding sequence ATGAAACAAGTCGTTGCCGCAGGCCTGTTGTCGCTGTCCGCCGCCATTGCCGCCACCGCGGCGCACGCGGCCACGCCGGAAGAACTGGCGAAATCGAAGAACTGCATGGCGTGCCACGCTGTCGCCACCAAGCTGGTGGGACCGTCCTACAAGGACGTGGCCGCGAAGTACAAGGGCCAGAAGGATGCCGAAGGCAAGCTGGTACAGAAGGTGATGAAGGGCGGCGCGGGCGTCTGGGGCCCGGTGCCGATGCCGCCGAATGCCGTGTCGGATGCCGAGGCGCATACGCTGGTCAAATGGGTGCTGGCACAGAAATGA
- a CDS encoding ABC transporter permease: MTFEDLHLGSIVVSTVRNAPVLIFAAMAGLFAERSGVIDIGLEGKILASAFVSAAVAFATQNPWYGILAGMAVSIALATLQGYVAVTQKGNQLVAGIAINIAMSGLTFVVAQYFFQQGGRTPDLGAARLPYVTLPGSDAVAEVPVLGWIWTQLLGGHSILVYAAFLLVPLVHWLLYHTRFGLRLRACGENPHAADAAGVSVERTRYTSMLIAGTLCSFSGAYLAIVQSGFFLRDMSAGMGYLALTAMVFGNWRPFYTFLGCLMFGFFTAVQIQLEGVDLPVVGRIPGALIQMVPYVVTVIALAGLMAKSVAPKAIGVPFVKSR; encoded by the coding sequence ATGACCTTCGAAGATCTTCATCTGGGCAGTATCGTCGTCTCGACCGTGCGCAACGCGCCGGTCCTGATTTTCGCCGCCATGGCCGGCCTGTTCGCGGAACGCTCCGGTGTCATCGACATCGGCCTGGAAGGCAAGATCCTGGCATCGGCCTTCGTCTCCGCCGCCGTGGCCTTCGCCACGCAGAACCCGTGGTACGGCATCCTGGCCGGCATGGCCGTGTCGATTGCGCTGGCGACCCTGCAGGGCTACGTGGCCGTCACGCAGAAGGGCAACCAGCTGGTGGCCGGCATCGCCATCAACATCGCCATGAGCGGCCTGACGTTCGTCGTGGCGCAGTACTTCTTCCAGCAGGGCGGCCGCACGCCGGACCTGGGCGCCGCGCGCCTGCCGTACGTGACCTTGCCGGGCAGCGATGCCGTGGCGGAGGTGCCGGTGCTGGGCTGGATCTGGACGCAGCTGCTGGGCGGCCATTCGATCCTCGTCTACGCCGCGTTCCTGCTGGTGCCGCTGGTGCACTGGCTGCTGTACCACACCCGCTTCGGCCTGCGCCTGCGTGCCTGCGGCGAGAACCCGCACGCGGCCGACGCCGCCGGCGTCTCGGTCGAACGCACGCGCTACACGTCGATGCTGATCGCCGGCACGCTGTGCTCCTTCTCGGGCGCCTACCTGGCCATCGTGCAGAGCGGCTTCTTCCTGCGCGACATGTCGGCCGGCATGGGCTACCTGGCCCTGACAGCGATGGTGTTCGGCAACTGGCGCCCGTTCTACACGTTCCTGGGCTGCCTGATGTTCGGCTTCTTCACCGCCGTGCAGATCCAGCTCGAAGGCGTCGACCTGCCGGTCGTGGGCCGCATCCCGGGCGCGCTGATCCAGATGGTGCCGTACGTGGTGACGGTGATCGCGCTGGCGGGCCTGATGGCCAAGTCGGTGGCGCCGAAGGCGATCGGGGTGCCGTTCGTGAAGTCGCGCTAA
- a CDS encoding TonB-dependent receptor, translating to MSEPTRYAARKLIALAIAAAFPLHGAIAQEAQQPATGSETASDVVVEKRQPGQLEQVIVTAQRRAENIKDVPMSIATVKGEKLDVLTSGGQDIRFLSGRSPSVAIESDYGRTFPRFYIRGLGNTDFDLNASQPVGLVMDDIVQENPMLKGFPVFDVDQVEVLRGPQGTLFGRNSPAGVIKFDSAKPVFKTEGYLSVGFGKDRIRNIDGAYNIPVSDTVAIRFSGQSQHRGDRVHNDRPTGTRDFEGYKDNAARLQVLVKPTANFSALFNVHGRDMDGTATLFRANILKTGTNDLVDNFDYGSYPTDGINEQHLKNKGGSLRLRWDLPGITLHSITGYEKLDFFSRADVDGGYGASYAPPMGPGFIPFLVETADLIPNHKQISQELRAESSTKGPLQWIAGVFYFKEDIQIDSISFNSLAPGNPQNANYATQEQNAKSWAAFGSLNYAINDRLKVRGGLRYTSDKKDFVAQRIETTGRTNHQLSDDSTNISWDASGTYVLTKDTNLFARIATGYRAPSMQGRLNDLTSRPSMAGAEKVLSYEAGIKQDLFDRRARLSATAFHYRVKDKQLTAGSGTVNMNQLLNAEKATGQGVELDIQANLSDSLSATFGSSYNDTEIKDASLYVLPCGGGCTVTNPVSFVNGTRVALINGNPLPRAPKWQHNFTLKYSTPVANGEFYAFTDWSYRSSYNFFLYEAVEYKAKDLLEGGLRLGYKWGDGKYDLALYGRNITDEVQSVGAIDFNNMTGILNEPRTYGVQFKMNF from the coding sequence ATGTCTGAACCCACCCGGTACGCTGCCCGTAAGCTGATCGCGCTGGCGATCGCCGCCGCATTTCCCCTGCACGGGGCCATCGCGCAGGAGGCGCAGCAGCCGGCCACCGGCAGCGAGACCGCCAGCGACGTCGTCGTCGAGAAGCGCCAGCCCGGCCAGCTCGAACAGGTCATCGTGACGGCCCAGCGCCGCGCCGAGAACATCAAGGACGTGCCGATGTCGATCGCCACCGTCAAGGGCGAAAAGCTGGACGTGCTGACGTCCGGTGGCCAGGACATCCGCTTCCTGTCCGGACGCTCGCCGTCCGTCGCGATCGAATCGGACTACGGCCGCACCTTCCCGCGCTTCTATATCCGTGGCCTGGGCAATACCGACTTCGACCTGAACGCGTCGCAGCCGGTCGGCCTGGTGATGGACGACATCGTGCAGGAAAACCCGATGCTGAAGGGCTTCCCCGTCTTCGACGTGGACCAGGTCGAGGTGCTGCGCGGCCCGCAGGGCACGCTGTTCGGCCGCAACTCGCCGGCCGGCGTCATCAAGTTCGACTCGGCCAAGCCGGTCTTCAAGACGGAGGGCTACCTGTCCGTCGGCTTCGGCAAGGACCGCATCCGCAATATCGACGGCGCCTACAACATCCCCGTCAGCGATACCGTGGCGATCCGCTTCTCCGGCCAGTCGCAGCACCGGGGCGACCGCGTGCACAACGACCGTCCGACCGGCACGCGCGACTTCGAAGGCTACAAGGACAACGCCGCGCGCCTGCAGGTGCTGGTCAAGCCGACGGCCAACTTCAGCGCGCTGTTCAACGTGCACGGCCGCGACATGGACGGCACCGCGACGCTGTTCCGCGCCAATATCCTGAAAACGGGCACCAACGACCTGGTCGACAACTTCGACTACGGCAGCTACCCGACCGACGGCATCAACGAACAGCACCTGAAGAACAAGGGCGGCAGCCTGCGCCTGCGCTGGGACCTGCCGGGCATCACGCTGCACTCGATCACGGGCTACGAGAAGCTGGACTTCTTCAGCCGCGCCGACGTCGACGGCGGCTACGGCGCCTCGTACGCGCCGCCGATGGGCCCGGGCTTCATCCCGTTCCTCGTCGAGACGGCCGACCTGATCCCGAACCACAAGCAGATCTCGCAGGAGCTGCGCGCCGAGTCCAGCACCAAGGGCCCGCTGCAGTGGATCGCCGGCGTGTTCTACTTCAAGGAAGACATCCAGATCGACAGCATCTCCTTCAATTCGCTGGCACCGGGCAATCCGCAAAACGCCAACTACGCGACGCAGGAGCAGAACGCGAAATCGTGGGCGGCCTTCGGTTCGCTGAACTACGCCATCAACGACCGCCTGAAGGTACGCGGCGGCCTGCGCTACACCAGCGACAAGAAGGACTTCGTCGCCCAGCGCATCGAGACGACGGGCCGCACCAACCACCAGCTGTCGGACGATTCGACCAACATCAGCTGGGATGCCAGCGGCACCTACGTGCTGACGAAGGACACCAACCTGTTCGCGCGCATCGCCACCGGCTACCGCGCACCGTCGATGCAGGGCCGCCTGAACGACCTGACGAGCCGTCCTTCGATGGCCGGCGCCGAGAAGGTGCTGTCGTATGAAGCGGGGATCAAGCAGGACCTGTTCGACCGCCGCGCACGCCTGTCGGCCACGGCGTTCCACTACCGCGTCAAGGACAAGCAGCTGACGGCCGGCAGCGGCACCGTCAACATGAACCAGCTGCTCAATGCGGAGAAGGCCACCGGCCAGGGCGTGGAACTGGACATCCAGGCCAACCTGTCCGACTCGCTGTCGGCCACGTTCGGCAGCAGCTACAACGACACCGAGATCAAGGACGCGAGCCTGTACGTGCTGCCATGCGGCGGCGGCTGCACGGTCACCAACCCGGTCTCGTTCGTCAACGGCACCCGCGTCGCCCTCATCAACGGCAACCCGCTGCCGCGCGCACCGAAGTGGCAGCACAACTTCACGCTGAAGTACAGCACCCCGGTCGCGAACGGCGAGTTCTACGCGTTCACCGACTGGTCGTACCGTTCGTCGTACAACTTCTTCCTGTATGAAGCGGTCGAGTACAAGGCCAAGGACCTGCTGGAAGGCGGCCTGCGCCTGGGCTACAAGTGGGGCGACGGCAAGTACGACCTGGCGCTCTACGGCCGCAACATCACGGACGAGGTGCAATCCGTGGGCGCGATCGACTTCAACAACATGACGGGCATCCTGAACGAGCCGCGCACGTACGGTGTGCAGTTCAAAATGAATTTCTGA
- a CDS encoding S1/P1 nuclease, with protein MKKLACMLALAGAFATVSSSALAWGADGHRAVGAIADKLIRGSNAEKQVAALLLPGESLEKVATWADCVKGSWCGPQTPEMVDYVSANPKHSEYHYTDVPFQLDAYHDHGVGTFDNDIVQTLKSAIAVLQGKDTPQTNPHRFTKRQALLIVAHLAGDIHQPLHVGAGFVGKDGKFVVPKSHAEVDSLNVFDSRGGNNLLLDDAVLTATSDKLIPPGAPKEGGAPASAKSPTKPFHSYWDTTVVDYAMRRSSTRTPEQFAQYAIDSKPAVSVNTGDVQGWPYQWANDALAVSKVAHKDVRVGAVSTQTSKGGESYKVWALAVPENYPVPSSALAREQLIKGGYHLAALLQAIWP; from the coding sequence ATGAAGAAACTCGCATGCATGCTGGCGCTGGCCGGCGCTTTCGCCACCGTCTCCTCCAGCGCGCTGGCGTGGGGCGCCGACGGCCACCGCGCCGTCGGCGCCATCGCCGACAAGCTGATCAGGGGCAGCAACGCCGAGAAGCAGGTCGCGGCGCTGCTGCTGCCGGGCGAAAGCCTGGAGAAGGTGGCGACATGGGCCGACTGCGTCAAGGGCAGCTGGTGCGGCCCGCAGACGCCGGAGATGGTCGACTACGTCAGCGCCAACCCGAAGCATTCGGAGTACCACTACACGGACGTGCCGTTCCAGCTGGACGCCTACCACGACCACGGCGTGGGCACGTTCGACAACGACATCGTGCAGACCCTGAAGAGCGCCATCGCCGTCCTGCAGGGCAAGGACACGCCGCAGACCAACCCGCACCGCTTCACGAAGCGCCAGGCGCTGCTGATCGTCGCGCACCTGGCCGGCGACATCCACCAGCCGCTGCACGTGGGCGCTGGCTTCGTCGGCAAGGACGGCAAGTTCGTCGTGCCCAAGTCGCATGCCGAAGTCGATTCGCTGAACGTGTTCGACTCGCGCGGCGGCAACAACCTGCTGCTGGACGACGCCGTGCTGACGGCCACCAGCGACAAGCTGATCCCGCCGGGTGCGCCGAAAGAGGGCGGCGCGCCGGCGTCGGCGAAGTCGCCGACGAAACCGTTCCATTCGTACTGGGACACGACGGTGGTGGACTACGCAATGCGCCGCTCCAGCACGCGCACGCCGGAGCAGTTCGCCCAGTACGCGATCGACAGCAAGCCCGCGGTGTCCGTCAACACGGGCGACGTGCAAGGCTGGCCGTACCAGTGGGCCAACGATGCGCTGGCCGTGTCGAAGGTCGCGCACAAGGATGTCAGGGTGGGCGCCGTCTCGACGCAGACCAGCAAGGGCGGCGAGAGCTACAAGGTGTGGGCGCTGGCGGTGCCGGAGAACTACCCGGTGCCCTCGTCCGCGCTGGCGCGCGAGCAGTTGATCAAGGGCGGCTACCACCTGGCTGCGCTGCTGCAGGCGATCTGGCCCTGA
- a CDS encoding ABC transporter ATP-binding protein: MQPAVEFRGISKHFGAVKANTDVSFTIAKGAIHGLVGENGAGKSTLMSILYGYYHADGGEILLDGRAQQIRTSQEAIRLGIGMVHQHFMLVDNMTVLDNVMLGTEGGFRLASHRAATEKKLREICATYRLDVDPLATIHDLSVGAQQRVEILKQIYRSANILILDEPTAVLTAQETESLFQILRLFKEQGKTIILITHKLQEIMDVTDSVTVMRAGRVVGAVQTAQTSKEELANMMVGRPIENNLPRAPYNPGKPVLEVRDLQLKDSTGVALLEDIGFTLRAGEIVAIAGVSGNGQSELMEILSGMRLPTAGGADFDGKPLPYDRHDADGLPLVFRDLGIAHVPEDRLRDGVVKSFSVMHNTVLGYQDHLKGKFGLFDFKHIAARCQELLKEFDVRPPNPDLRIGLLSGGNQQKVVIAREVLAQPKLMLVGQPTRGVDIGTIEAIHRQLLALRDAGVAILLVSVELEEVRALADRILVMCGGRITGELPINEFDTTRIGLLMGGMHKS, from the coding sequence ATGCAGCCAGCAGTTGAATTTCGCGGCATCTCCAAGCACTTCGGAGCGGTCAAGGCGAATACGGACGTCAGCTTCACGATCGCCAAGGGCGCCATCCATGGCCTCGTGGGCGAGAACGGCGCCGGCAAGTCGACCCTGATGAGCATCCTGTACGGCTACTACCATGCCGACGGCGGCGAGATCCTGCTCGACGGCCGCGCGCAGCAGATCCGTACCAGCCAGGAAGCAATCCGCCTCGGCATCGGCATGGTGCACCAGCACTTCATGCTGGTCGATAACATGACCGTGCTCGATAACGTCATGCTGGGAACCGAGGGCGGCTTCCGCCTGGCGTCCCACCGCGCCGCGACCGAGAAGAAGCTGCGCGAGATCTGCGCGACCTACCGGCTCGACGTGGATCCGCTGGCGACGATCCACGACCTGTCGGTGGGCGCGCAGCAGCGCGTCGAGATCCTCAAGCAGATCTACCGCAGCGCCAACATCCTGATCCTGGACGAGCCGACGGCCGTGCTGACCGCGCAGGAGACGGAGTCGCTGTTCCAGATCCTGCGGCTGTTCAAGGAACAGGGCAAGACCATCATCCTGATCACCCACAAGCTGCAGGAGATCATGGACGTCACCGACAGCGTGACGGTGATGCGCGCCGGCCGCGTGGTCGGCGCGGTGCAGACAGCCCAGACCTCGAAGGAGGAGCTGGCCAACATGATGGTGGGCCGCCCCATCGAGAACAACCTGCCGCGCGCGCCCTACAATCCGGGCAAGCCGGTGCTGGAAGTGCGCGACCTGCAGCTCAAGGACAGTACCGGCGTGGCGCTGCTGGAGGACATCGGCTTCACGCTGCGCGCCGGCGAGATCGTCGCCATCGCCGGGGTTTCCGGCAACGGCCAGAGCGAGCTGATGGAAATCCTGTCGGGCATGCGCCTGCCCACGGCCGGCGGCGCCGACTTCGATGGCAAGCCCCTGCCCTACGACCGCCACGATGCCGACGGCCTGCCGCTGGTGTTCCGCGACCTGGGCATCGCCCACGTGCCGGAAGACCGCCTGCGCGACGGCGTCGTCAAGAGCTTCTCCGTCATGCACAATACGGTGCTGGGCTACCAGGACCACCTGAAGGGCAAGTTCGGCCTGTTCGACTTCAAGCACATCGCCGCGCGCTGCCAGGAACTGCTGAAGGAATTCGACGTGCGCCCGCCCAATCCGGACCTGCGTATCGGCCTGCTCTCGGGTGGTAACCAGCAGAAGGTCGTCATCGCCCGCGAGGTGCTGGCGCAGCCCAAGCTGATGCTGGTGGGCCAGCCCACGCGCGGCGTGGACATCGGCACCATCGAGGCGATCCACCGCCAGCTGCTCGCCCTGCGCGACGCCGGCGTGGCGATCCTGCTCGTCTCGGTCGAACTGGAAGAAGTGCGCGCGCTGGCCGACCGCATCCTCGTGATGTGCGGCGGCCGCATCACCGGCGAACTGCCGATCAATGAATTCGACACCACCCGCATCGGTCTCCTGATGGGCGGGATGCACAAATCATGA
- a CDS encoding NUDIX domain-containing protein, with the protein MQIRIKEVKTLSDDWYVLKKTTFDYRRRDGAWQTMSRETYDRGHGAVILLYNLARRTVILVRQFRFPAYGYGGTHDGFLLEAPAGLLDAATPEERIRAEVAEETGYRVHDVQRVFEAFMSPGSVTERLYFFVAEYDAHSRAGTGGGVEQEGEDIEVVELDIDAALAMVADGRIEDGKTIMLLQHAALALFRDRSGAPAGSGML; encoded by the coding sequence ATGCAGATCCGCATCAAGGAAGTGAAAACGCTGTCGGACGACTGGTACGTACTGAAGAAGACCACGTTCGACTACCGTCGCCGCGATGGCGCGTGGCAGACGATGTCGCGCGAGACCTATGATCGGGGCCACGGTGCCGTGATCCTGCTGTACAACCTGGCACGCCGCACGGTGATCCTGGTGCGCCAGTTCCGCTTCCCGGCCTACGGTTACGGCGGCACGCACGACGGCTTCCTGCTCGAAGCCCCGGCCGGGCTGCTCGACGCCGCCACGCCCGAGGAGCGCATCCGCGCCGAAGTGGCGGAGGAGACGGGCTACCGCGTGCACGACGTGCAGCGGGTGTTCGAAGCATTCATGAGCCCCGGATCGGTGACGGAGCGGCTGTATTTCTTCGTGGCCGAGTACGACGCCCACAGCCGCGCCGGCACGGGCGGCGGCGTGGAGCAGGAGGGCGAGGACATCGAGGTGGTGGAGCTGGACATCGACGCTGCGCTGGCGATGGTGGCGGATGGGCGCATCGAGGACGGCAAGACGATCATGCTGCTGCAGCACGCCGCGCTGGCGTTGTTCCGCGACCGGAGCGGCGCGCCCGCGGGCAGCGGGATGCTCTAG